A genomic window from Archaeoglobus profundus DSM 5631 includes:
- a CDS encoding adenylate kinase, giving the protein MNIILLGPPGGGKGTQAKKIVEKYGIPHIATGDILREAVAKGTELGKKAKEYMDRGELVPDEIVIGIVRERLKQPDCEKGFLLDGFPRTLKQAEALDEMLKELGKSIDAVIYIDVPEEEVVKRITYRRTCRNCGAVYHLIYAPPKEDNKCDKCGGELYQRDDDKEDVVRQRFKVYMENTAPLIEYYEKKGILYRVDGTKSIDEVFAQIDEILQKIAK; this is encoded by the coding sequence ATGAACATCATTCTGTTAGGTCCCCCAGGGGGAGGTAAGGGAACGCAGGCAAAGAAAATTGTTGAAAAGTACGGAATTCCGCATATAGCAACTGGAGATATTTTAAGAGAGGCTGTTGCTAAAGGAACAGAGCTCGGTAAGAAAGCTAAAGAGTATATGGATAGGGGAGAACTTGTACCAGATGAAATAGTGATAGGCATAGTCAGGGAGAGGTTAAAACAGCCAGATTGTGAGAAGGGATTTCTCCTCGATGGATTTCCACGAACACTCAAGCAGGCTGAAGCTTTGGATGAAATGCTCAAAGAATTGGGCAAGAGCATAGATGCGGTGATATACATAGATGTCCCGGAGGAGGAGGTTGTTAAGAGAATAACTTACAGAAGGACATGCAGGAACTGTGGAGCTGTGTATCATCTAATATATGCTCCGCCCAAGGAGGACAACAAGTGTGACAAGTGTGGAGGAGAACTTTACCAGAGAGACGACGATAAAGAGGATGTTGTCAGACAGAGGTTTAAGGTCTATATGGAGAACACGGCTCCACTAATCGAATACTATGAAAAGAAGGGGATACTCTACAGGGTCGATGGAACTAAGAGCATAGACGAAGTCTTTGCCCAAATAGATGAAATCTTGCAAAAGATTGCAAAATAA
- the secY gene encoding preprotein translocase subunit SecY, with protein sequence MDINDVLRRLQPYFERIPSVERPKGHVPFKEKFGWTVAILLLYFILVNVPVFGLDPSSIDIFAQYRAFFAGATGSILALGIGPIVTASIVLQLLVGAGIISLDLTNPEDRATYQDFQRFLVFVMIALEAFPQVVGGLLKPNLDVANALGVPPSVLSFLIFLQLFIGGVLIVYMDEVVSKWGIGSGVSLFILASISQAIVVGLFNWFNPQGGMPPGVFPRLVWMFQNYPLEYLLSTDGLITLFVDGGILALITTIIIILLVVFAEGTRVEIPLAHHLVRGARGRFPIKLIYASVLPMIFVRALQALIVSVGFMLYNNGVKFLGEYAPGTATPISGIMYLLSPVNSPYDWVPAFVKDPSRNSLAPYFADMPDWMIILHLIIDATILIVGGILFAKFWVETSGMDAKTVANQIARSGLQIPGFRKSPQVLERILSRYIPKVTILGGAIIGVLTLIANMLGTVGNVSGTGLLLAVSIAYRFYEDLTREQLTEMHPMLRKFLGEE encoded by the coding sequence ATGGACATCAACGATGTCCTGAGGAGATTGCAACCCTACTTCGAAAGAATACCGAGTGTAGAGAGACCAAAGGGCCACGTTCCATTTAAAGAGAAATTCGGTTGGACGGTTGCTATTCTCCTCCTCTACTTCATTCTTGTAAACGTCCCCGTTTTTGGTTTGGATCCTTCTTCAATAGACATCTTTGCCCAGTACAGGGCATTTTTTGCCGGTGCAACAGGTTCAATTTTGGCATTAGGTATTGGACCAATTGTTACGGCTTCAATAGTCTTACAGCTTTTGGTTGGTGCTGGTATCATAAGTTTGGATTTGACCAATCCGGAGGATAGAGCAACCTATCAAGACTTTCAGAGGTTTTTGGTATTTGTGATGATAGCCTTAGAGGCCTTTCCTCAAGTTGTCGGAGGTTTGCTCAAGCCCAATCTTGATGTTGCAAATGCTCTTGGAGTTCCTCCCAGTGTATTATCATTCCTCATATTCCTTCAGCTGTTCATAGGCGGAGTTCTGATAGTTTACATGGATGAGGTTGTTTCGAAATGGGGTATAGGTAGTGGAGTCAGTCTGTTCATTCTAGCGAGCATATCTCAGGCCATAGTTGTAGGATTATTCAACTGGTTCAATCCGCAGGGAGGAATGCCTCCCGGCGTATTTCCAAGGCTCGTATGGATGTTCCAGAATTATCCCTTGGAATATCTGCTGTCCACAGACGGCTTAATCACTTTGTTTGTAGATGGAGGAATACTTGCATTAATAACAACAATAATTATAATATTATTAGTTGTTTTTGCTGAAGGAACGAGAGTCGAAATTCCTCTAGCACATCATTTGGTTAGGGGCGCAAGAGGTAGATTCCCCATAAAGCTGATATATGCGAGCGTTTTGCCAATGATATTTGTAAGAGCTTTGCAGGCGCTCATAGTTTCTGTCGGTTTCATGCTGTACAACAACGGTGTAAAGTTCTTGGGCGAGTATGCTCCAGGAACGGCAACACCAATATCCGGGATAATGTACTTACTTTCTCCGGTTAATAGCCCCTACGACTGGGTTCCAGCATTTGTTAAGGATCCCAGCAGAAACAGCCTCGCCCCTTACTTTGCGGACATGCCAGATTGGATGATAATACTTCACCTTATAATCGATGCAACCATACTGATTGTAGGTGGTATACTCTTCGCGAAGTTCTGGGTTGAAACGAGTGGAATGGATGCCAAAACTGTTGCAAACCAGATTGCTAGATCAGGTCTTCAGATCCCCGGATTTAGAAAGTCACCACAGGTTCTCGAGAGAATTTTAAGCAGGTACATACCTAAGGTAACAATATTGGGCGGTGCAATAATCGGTGTACTTACCTTGATAGCGAACATGCTCGGTACGGTTGGAAACGTTAGTGGAACTGGTTTACTCTTAGCAGTTAGTATAGCCTACAGGTTCTACGAGGATCTGACGAGAGAACAACTTACAGAGATGCACCCCATGCTTAGGAAGTTCTTGGGTGAGGAGTGA
- a CDS encoding DUF106 domain-containing protein yields MKIVKNIVMFIGIAFMVGIFFPAFRISLAQLVDPILHPLLSLGKIHIVIFVLATLTALYSSIIQRFTVDHKFMIEAQKRIAEFQKKYLKAVKENNQFLLRQLEKEKAEINKIQAELMNMNFRTMFYTVVVTIPIWVWLWYVIYDIAHLDLSNVGSYPNIVSHFIVTVPFAGDIHVSDAFILPWWLFWYILCSIAVGQIFRRILQE; encoded by the coding sequence ATGAAGATAGTTAAAAACATCGTAATGTTCATTGGAATTGCATTCATGGTAGGCATATTTTTCCCAGCTTTTAGAATAAGCCTAGCCCAGCTAGTAGATCCAATACTGCATCCCCTCTTGAGTTTGGGTAAGATACATATTGTCATATTCGTTCTGGCTACTCTCACTGCTCTCTACTCTTCTATAATTCAGAGATTTACAGTCGATCACAAGTTTATGATAGAAGCTCAAAAGAGAATCGCTGAATTCCAGAAGAAGTATCTAAAGGCAGTCAAAGAAAACAATCAGTTTCTTCTTAGGCAACTGGAGAAGGAAAAAGCTGAGATAAACAAGATTCAAGCAGAATTGATGAACATGAACTTCAGAACGATGTTTTACACGGTAGTCGTAACTATACCAATTTGGGTTTGGCTCTGGTACGTGATTTACGACATAGCTCATCTTGATTTATCAAACGTTGGAAGTTATCCAAATATCGTTAGTCATTTCATCGTTACAGTTCCCTTCGCAGGGGATATTCACGTTAGCGATGCGTTCATACTTCCTTGGTGGTTGTTCTGGTACATACTCTGCTCAATTGCTGTAGGCCAGATATTTAGAAGAATTCTTCAGGAGTGA
- a CDS encoding DUF2116 family Zn-ribbon domain-containing protein, whose amino-acid sequence MPGIVPHRHCIVCGKAIEPDQTFCSDDCKQVWEKERKKQRNFSLIMLVLLFLLLFMIIFTTPH is encoded by the coding sequence ATGCCCGGTATCGTTCCTCACAGGCACTGCATAGTTTGTGGTAAGGCTATAGAACCAGATCAAACCTTCTGCAGCGATGATTGTAAGCAGGTTTGGGAGAAGGAGAGAAAAAAGCAAAGAAACTTCTCGTTGATAATGCTAGTCTTACTGTTTCTGCTCCTGTTTATGATAATCTTCACGACGCCTCACTAG
- the cmk gene encoding (d)CMP kinase, producing the protein MKITISGLPGSGTTTVAKLLAERLGWKLISAGEVFRRLAMERGMSLEEFSRYAEENPDIDIYIDRMQRELAEKEENVVVEGRLSGWMIKDAFKVWIYADPEIRYERIAKREGIELSRARVETKRREELEKRRYKKFYSIDIDDISVYHIAINSGLFKPEEIVEIILKAFELVRRREDYHKQEQKQ; encoded by the coding sequence ATGAAAATAACGATATCTGGATTGCCTGGAAGTGGAACTACAACGGTTGCAAAACTTTTAGCTGAAAGGCTAGGTTGGAAGCTTATATCTGCCGGAGAAGTTTTCAGAAGGCTTGCAATGGAGAGAGGTATGTCTTTAGAGGAGTTCAGTCGATACGCGGAGGAAAATCCAGATATCGACATATACATAGATAGAATGCAGAGAGAGTTGGCTGAAAAAGAGGAAAATGTAGTTGTTGAGGGTAGGCTTTCGGGATGGATGATAAAGGATGCATTTAAAGTTTGGATCTACGCCGATCCAGAGATTAGGTATGAAAGAATAGCTAAAAGAGAAGGTATAGAGCTTAGCAGAGCTAGGGTTGAGACCAAGAGGAGAGAGGAGCTTGAAAAGAGAAGATACAAGAAGTTTTACAGCATAGACATCGACGATATAAGCGTCTATCACATTGCAATAAACTCTGGGTTATTTAAGCCGGAGGAGATTGTTGAAATAATTTTAAAGGCTTTTGAGCTAGTGAGGCGTCGTGAAGATTATCATAAACAGGAGCAGAAACAGTAA